The proteins below come from a single Trachemys scripta elegans isolate TJP31775 chromosome 16, CAS_Tse_1.0, whole genome shotgun sequence genomic window:
- the LOC117889148 gene encoding ADP-ribosylation factor 5-like — translation MGLTVSAIFSQIFGKKQMRILMVGLDAAGKTTILYKLKLSEIVTTIPIIGFNVETVEYKNICFTVWDVGDQDKIRPLWRHYFQNTQGLIFVVDSNDREREQESADELQKMLQEDKLQDAVLLVFANKQDIPNAMAVSELTDKLGLQTFRSRTWYVQATCATQGTGLYDGLDWLSHELSKR, via the coding sequence ATGGGCCTCACGGTCTCCGCCATCTTCTCTCAGATCTTCGGCAAGAAGCAGATGCGGATTCTCATGGTCGGCTTGGACGCTGCTGGTAAAACCACCATCCTGTACAAGCTAAAGCTGAGCGAGATCGTCACCACCATCCCCATCATCGGATTCAATGTTGAGACAGTGGAATACAAGAACATCTGCTTCACCGTCTGGGATGTAGGTGACCAGGACAAAATCCGACCCCTGTGGAGACACTACTTCCAGAACACACAGGGCCTCATATTTGTTGTGGACAGCAATGAccgagagagagagcaggaatcTGCAGATGAGCTACAGAAAATGCTGCAGGAGGACAAGCTGCAGGATGCAGTCTTGCTGGTGTTTGCTAACAAGCAGGACATACCCAATGCCATGGCAGTGAGCGAGCTGACCGACAAGCTGGGCCTGCAGACGTTCCGCAGCAGAACCTGGTATGTGCAGGCAACGTGTGCAACCCAAGGCACTGGTCTCTATGACGGACTGGACTGGCTATCGCACGAGCTCTCCAAGCGCTAG